The proteins below are encoded in one region of Balaenoptera ricei isolate mBalRic1 chromosome 6, mBalRic1.hap2, whole genome shotgun sequence:
- the ZNF395 gene encoding zinc finger protein 395 isoform X1: MEKTTLKQRKMERKGSGMASVLSRRLGKRSLLGARVLGPPGAAPPLEPQAELLEGAAPQPFLASKDTSCQEQPKELLKAPGTTGLQQVAFQPGQKVCVWYGGQECTGLVERHSWAEDKVTVWLLDQKLQICCKAEEVWLAELQSPIPQAPPPEQGTQAPAYRPVSRNIDVPKRWILNHCATREAPANEILVYRMCKQLSPAPRPICVCLKSDAVEMDEMMAAMVLTSLSCSPVVQSPPGVETNFSASRAACDPWKESGDVSDSGSSTTSGHWSGSSGVSTPSPPHPQASPKYLGDAFGSPQTDNGFETDPDAFLLDEPAPRKRKNSVKVMYKCLWPNCGKVLRSIVGIKRHVKALHLGDSVDSGQFKREEDFYYTEVQTKEEAAAAGGPAADPAPSPSLTSPPLAILPPPPPKAQSSGPDHPGLESYLPSGALSKSAPGSFWHIQADHAYQALPSFQIPVSPHIYTSISWAAAPSTASSLSPVRSRSLSFSEPQQPPPAMKSHLIVTSSPRAQSSTRKARGEAKKCRKVYGIEHRDQWCTACRWKKACQRFLD; encoded by the exons GAAAGGCAGCGGCATGGCCAGCGTTCTGTCCCGGCGCCTTGGCAAGAGGTCCCTCCTGGGCGCCCGGGTGTTGGGGCCACCCGGGGCTGCCCCACCCTTGGAGCCTCAGGCAGAGCTGCTTGAGGGGGCGGCTCCCCAGCCCTTCCTTGCCTCTAAGGACACGTCCTGCCAGGAGCAGCCCAAGGAACTCCTCAAGGCTCCAGGCACCACAGGCCTCCAGCAGGTGGCCTTTCAGCCCGGGCAGAAG GTTTGTGTGTGGTACGGGGGTCAAGAGTGTACAGGACTGGTGGAGCGGCATAGTTGGGCAGAGGATAAGGTGACTGTCTGGCTGTTGGACCAGAAGTTACAAATCTGCTGCAAAGCGGAGGAGGTGTGGCTGGCCGAGCTACAGAGCCCCATCCCCCAGGCGCCACCTCCCGAGCAGGGAACCCAGGCGCCAGCCTACAGGCCTGTCTCCAGGAACATTGATGTCCCAAAGAG gtggattcttaaccactgcgccaccagggaagcccctgccaatGAGATTCTCGTATACAGGATGTGTAAGCAGTTgagccctgccccccgccccatctGTGTTTGTCT GAAGTCGGATGCAGTGGAAATGGACGAGATGATGGCAGCCATGGTGCTGACGTCCCTGTCCTGCAGCCCTGTGGTGCAGAGTCCTCCTGGGGTCGAGACCAACTTCTCTG CTTCCCGCGCGGCCTGTGACCCGTGGAAGGAGAGCGGCGACGTGTCGGACAGCGGCAGCAGCACCACCAGCGGGCACTGGAGCGGGAGCAGCGGCGTCTCCACCCcctcgcccccccacccccaggccagccCCAAGTATTTGGGGGACGCCTTTGGCTCTCCCCAGACTGATAATGGATTCGAGACCGACCCGGATGCTTTCCTGTTGGATGAACCAGCTCCCCGCAAAAGAAAG AACTCGGTGAAGGTGATGTACAAGTGCCTGTGGCCCAACTGCGGCAAAGTCCTGCGCTCCATCGTGGGCATCAAGCGCCACGTCAAAGCCCTCCACCTGGG GGACAGCGTGGACTCCGGCCAGTTCAAGCGGGAGGAGGATTTCTACTACACAGAGGTGCAGACGAAGGAGGAAGCTGCTGCCGCTGGCGGCCCCGCCGCCGACCcggctcccagccccagcctgacCAGCCCGCCCCTTGCCATTCTCCCTCCGCCTCCTCCCAAAGCCCAGTCCTCAGGCCCAGATCACCCTGGCCTGGAGTCCTACCTGCCCTCCGGTGCTCTCAGCAAGTCAGCTCCTGGCTCCTTCTGGCACATTCAGGCCGACCATGCATACCAG GCCCTGCCGTCCTTCCAGATCCCCGTGTCACCGCACATCTACACCAGTATTAGCTGGGCCGCTGCCCCCTCTAcagcctcctccctctctccg GTCCGGAGCCGGTCGCTCAGCTTCAGCGAGCCCCAGCAGCCTCCACCCGCCATGAAATCTCACCTGATTGTCACTTCTTCACCCCGGGCCCAGAGCAGCACCAG GAAAGCCCGCGGGGAGGCTAAGAAGTGCCGCAAGGTGTACGGCATCGAGCACCGGGACCAGTGGTGCACAGCCTGCCGCTGGAAGAAGGCCTGCCAGCGCTTCCTGGACTGA
- the ZNF395 gene encoding zinc finger protein 395 isoform X3, which produces MEKTTLKQRKMERKGSGMASVLSRRLGKRSLLGARVLGPPGAAPPLEPQAELLEGAAPQPFLASKDTSCQEQPKELLKAPGTTGLQQVAFQPGQKVCVWYGGQECTGLVERHSWAEDKVTVWLLDQKLQICCKAEEVWLAELQSPIPQAPPPEQGTQAPAYRPVSRNIDVPKRKSDAVEMDEMMAAMVLTSLSCSPVVQSPPGVETNFSASRAACDPWKESGDVSDSGSSTTSGHWSGSSGVSTPSPPHPQASPKYLGDAFGSPQTDNGFETDPDAFLLDEPAPRKRKNSVKVMYKCLWPNCGKVLRSIVGIKRHVKALHLGDSVDSGQFKREEDFYYTEVQTKEEAAAAGGPAADPAPSPSLTSPPLAILPPPPPKAQSSGPDHPGLESYLPSGALSKSAPGSFWHIQADHAYQALPSFQIPVSPHIYTSISWAAAPSTASSLSPVRSRSLSFSEPQQPPPAMKSHLIVTSSPRAQSSTRKARGEAKKCRKVYGIEHRDQWCTACRWKKACQRFLD; this is translated from the exons GAAAGGCAGCGGCATGGCCAGCGTTCTGTCCCGGCGCCTTGGCAAGAGGTCCCTCCTGGGCGCCCGGGTGTTGGGGCCACCCGGGGCTGCCCCACCCTTGGAGCCTCAGGCAGAGCTGCTTGAGGGGGCGGCTCCCCAGCCCTTCCTTGCCTCTAAGGACACGTCCTGCCAGGAGCAGCCCAAGGAACTCCTCAAGGCTCCAGGCACCACAGGCCTCCAGCAGGTGGCCTTTCAGCCCGGGCAGAAG GTTTGTGTGTGGTACGGGGGTCAAGAGTGTACAGGACTGGTGGAGCGGCATAGTTGGGCAGAGGATAAGGTGACTGTCTGGCTGTTGGACCAGAAGTTACAAATCTGCTGCAAAGCGGAGGAGGTGTGGCTGGCCGAGCTACAGAGCCCCATCCCCCAGGCGCCACCTCCCGAGCAGGGAACCCAGGCGCCAGCCTACAGGCCTGTCTCCAGGAACATTGATGTCCCAAAGAG GAAGTCGGATGCAGTGGAAATGGACGAGATGATGGCAGCCATGGTGCTGACGTCCCTGTCCTGCAGCCCTGTGGTGCAGAGTCCTCCTGGGGTCGAGACCAACTTCTCTG CTTCCCGCGCGGCCTGTGACCCGTGGAAGGAGAGCGGCGACGTGTCGGACAGCGGCAGCAGCACCACCAGCGGGCACTGGAGCGGGAGCAGCGGCGTCTCCACCCcctcgcccccccacccccaggccagccCCAAGTATTTGGGGGACGCCTTTGGCTCTCCCCAGACTGATAATGGATTCGAGACCGACCCGGATGCTTTCCTGTTGGATGAACCAGCTCCCCGCAAAAGAAAG AACTCGGTGAAGGTGATGTACAAGTGCCTGTGGCCCAACTGCGGCAAAGTCCTGCGCTCCATCGTGGGCATCAAGCGCCACGTCAAAGCCCTCCACCTGGG GGACAGCGTGGACTCCGGCCAGTTCAAGCGGGAGGAGGATTTCTACTACACAGAGGTGCAGACGAAGGAGGAAGCTGCTGCCGCTGGCGGCCCCGCCGCCGACCcggctcccagccccagcctgacCAGCCCGCCCCTTGCCATTCTCCCTCCGCCTCCTCCCAAAGCCCAGTCCTCAGGCCCAGATCACCCTGGCCTGGAGTCCTACCTGCCCTCCGGTGCTCTCAGCAAGTCAGCTCCTGGCTCCTTCTGGCACATTCAGGCCGACCATGCATACCAG GCCCTGCCGTCCTTCCAGATCCCCGTGTCACCGCACATCTACACCAGTATTAGCTGGGCCGCTGCCCCCTCTAcagcctcctccctctctccg GTCCGGAGCCGGTCGCTCAGCTTCAGCGAGCCCCAGCAGCCTCCACCCGCCATGAAATCTCACCTGATTGTCACTTCTTCACCCCGGGCCCAGAGCAGCACCAG GAAAGCCCGCGGGGAGGCTAAGAAGTGCCGCAAGGTGTACGGCATCGAGCACCGGGACCAGTGGTGCACAGCCTGCCGCTGGAAGAAGGCCTGCCAGCGCTTCCTGGACTGA
- the ZNF395 gene encoding zinc finger protein 395 isoform X2: MASVLSRRLGKRSLLGARVLGPPGAAPPLEPQAELLEGAAPQPFLASKDTSCQEQPKELLKAPGTTGLQQVAFQPGQKVCVWYGGQECTGLVERHSWAEDKVTVWLLDQKLQICCKAEEVWLAELQSPIPQAPPPEQGTQAPAYRPVSRNIDVPKRWILNHCATREAPANEILVYRMCKQLSPAPRPICVCLKSDAVEMDEMMAAMVLTSLSCSPVVQSPPGVETNFSASRAACDPWKESGDVSDSGSSTTSGHWSGSSGVSTPSPPHPQASPKYLGDAFGSPQTDNGFETDPDAFLLDEPAPRKRKNSVKVMYKCLWPNCGKVLRSIVGIKRHVKALHLGDSVDSGQFKREEDFYYTEVQTKEEAAAAGGPAADPAPSPSLTSPPLAILPPPPPKAQSSGPDHPGLESYLPSGALSKSAPGSFWHIQADHAYQALPSFQIPVSPHIYTSISWAAAPSTASSLSPVRSRSLSFSEPQQPPPAMKSHLIVTSSPRAQSSTRKARGEAKKCRKVYGIEHRDQWCTACRWKKACQRFLD, encoded by the exons ATGGCCAGCGTTCTGTCCCGGCGCCTTGGCAAGAGGTCCCTCCTGGGCGCCCGGGTGTTGGGGCCACCCGGGGCTGCCCCACCCTTGGAGCCTCAGGCAGAGCTGCTTGAGGGGGCGGCTCCCCAGCCCTTCCTTGCCTCTAAGGACACGTCCTGCCAGGAGCAGCCCAAGGAACTCCTCAAGGCTCCAGGCACCACAGGCCTCCAGCAGGTGGCCTTTCAGCCCGGGCAGAAG GTTTGTGTGTGGTACGGGGGTCAAGAGTGTACAGGACTGGTGGAGCGGCATAGTTGGGCAGAGGATAAGGTGACTGTCTGGCTGTTGGACCAGAAGTTACAAATCTGCTGCAAAGCGGAGGAGGTGTGGCTGGCCGAGCTACAGAGCCCCATCCCCCAGGCGCCACCTCCCGAGCAGGGAACCCAGGCGCCAGCCTACAGGCCTGTCTCCAGGAACATTGATGTCCCAAAGAG gtggattcttaaccactgcgccaccagggaagcccctgccaatGAGATTCTCGTATACAGGATGTGTAAGCAGTTgagccctgccccccgccccatctGTGTTTGTCT GAAGTCGGATGCAGTGGAAATGGACGAGATGATGGCAGCCATGGTGCTGACGTCCCTGTCCTGCAGCCCTGTGGTGCAGAGTCCTCCTGGGGTCGAGACCAACTTCTCTG CTTCCCGCGCGGCCTGTGACCCGTGGAAGGAGAGCGGCGACGTGTCGGACAGCGGCAGCAGCACCACCAGCGGGCACTGGAGCGGGAGCAGCGGCGTCTCCACCCcctcgcccccccacccccaggccagccCCAAGTATTTGGGGGACGCCTTTGGCTCTCCCCAGACTGATAATGGATTCGAGACCGACCCGGATGCTTTCCTGTTGGATGAACCAGCTCCCCGCAAAAGAAAG AACTCGGTGAAGGTGATGTACAAGTGCCTGTGGCCCAACTGCGGCAAAGTCCTGCGCTCCATCGTGGGCATCAAGCGCCACGTCAAAGCCCTCCACCTGGG GGACAGCGTGGACTCCGGCCAGTTCAAGCGGGAGGAGGATTTCTACTACACAGAGGTGCAGACGAAGGAGGAAGCTGCTGCCGCTGGCGGCCCCGCCGCCGACCcggctcccagccccagcctgacCAGCCCGCCCCTTGCCATTCTCCCTCCGCCTCCTCCCAAAGCCCAGTCCTCAGGCCCAGATCACCCTGGCCTGGAGTCCTACCTGCCCTCCGGTGCTCTCAGCAAGTCAGCTCCTGGCTCCTTCTGGCACATTCAGGCCGACCATGCATACCAG GCCCTGCCGTCCTTCCAGATCCCCGTGTCACCGCACATCTACACCAGTATTAGCTGGGCCGCTGCCCCCTCTAcagcctcctccctctctccg GTCCGGAGCCGGTCGCTCAGCTTCAGCGAGCCCCAGCAGCCTCCACCCGCCATGAAATCTCACCTGATTGTCACTTCTTCACCCCGGGCCCAGAGCAGCACCAG GAAAGCCCGCGGGGAGGCTAAGAAGTGCCGCAAGGTGTACGGCATCGAGCACCGGGACCAGTGGTGCACAGCCTGCCGCTGGAAGAAGGCCTGCCAGCGCTTCCTGGACTGA